One region of Triticum aestivum cultivar Chinese Spring chromosome 6B, IWGSC CS RefSeq v2.1, whole genome shotgun sequence genomic DNA includes:
- the LOC100136993 gene encoding soluble starch synthase 2-2, chloroplastic/amyloplastic: MSGYIASSSAAFLLLVASSSCSSSSPRRWRSSSPRSFAAAGTRLHWERRGFSRDGPVPCRSPCAAAGGEDGAAAGESSKEGVAGLRGKLKAAENEDPVSQKSVASAPRLDSSVAEQNGAAATRSKADPSAPVSAAASGYWKDVVVAEQVGTKVDTGGDAAEVSRSPVDSENKGSAPLAGPNVMNVIVVASECAPFCKTGGLGDVVGALPKALARRGHRVMVVIPKYGDYAEARDLGVRKRYKVAGQDSEVSYFHSYIDGVDFVFLEAPPFRHRHNDIYGGERPDVLKRMILFCKAAVEVPWYAPCGGTIYGDGNLVFIANDWHTALLPVYLKAYYRDNGLMQYTRSVLVIHNIAHQGRGPVDDFNIMDLPDHYMGHFKLHDPLGGEHNNVFAAGLKMADRVVTVSHGYMWELKTVEGGWGLHDIINQNDWKLDGIVNGIDTAEWNPAVDVHLHSDDYTNYTRDTLDIGKRQCKAALQRELGLQVRDDVPLIGFIGRLDHQKGVDIIAAAMPWITQQDVQLVMLGTGRPDLEDMLRRFEGEHRDKVRGWVGFSVRMAHRITAGADVLLMPSLFEPCGLNQLYAMAYGTVPVVHAVGGLRDTVAPFDPFGGTGLGWTFDRADAGRMIDALGHCLNTYWNYKESWRGLQVRGMSQDLSWDHAAELYENVLVKAKYQW, encoded by the exons ATGTCTGGGTACATCGCTTCCTCGTCCGCGGCGTTCCTCTTgctcgtggcctcctcctcctgctcctcctcgtcgccgcggCGCTGGCGGAGCAGCTCACCGCGCTCTTTCGCTGCCGCCGGTACGCGGCTGCATTGGGAACGGCGAGGATTCTCTCGGGACGGACCGGTGCCGTGCCGGAGCCCCTGCGCAGCAGCTGGTGGTGAGGATGGCGCGGCGGCAGGGGAGAGCTCGAAGGAGGGGGTCGCTGGGCTGCGCGGCAAGCTCAAG GCTGCTGAAAATGAGGATCCGGTTTCACAAAAATCAGTTGCATCTGCACCCAGGCTAGACAGTAGCGTTGCAGAGCAAAATGGGGCAGCTGCGACCAGATCCAAAGCCGATCCGTCAGCTCCTGTCTCGGCGGCAGCATCAGGTTATTGGAAAGACGTCGTTGTCGCTGAACAGGTTGGAACTAAGGTTGACACCGGTGGAGATGCAGCAGAAGTGTCGAGATCTCCCGTTGACAGTGAGAACAAGGGGTCTGCTCCTTTGGCTGGCCCGAATGTGATGAATGTCATCGTTGTGGCTTCTGAGTGTGCTCCTTTCTGTAAAACAG GCGGGCTTGGAGATGTCGTGGGTGCTTTGCCCAAGGCTCTGGCCAGAAGAGGGCATCGCGTTATG GTTGTGATACCAAAGTATGGCGATTACGCAGAAGCTCGTGATCTTGGTGTTCGCAAACGTTACAAGGTAGCTGGCCAG GATTCAGAAGTGAGTTACTTTCACTCTTATATCGATGGAGTTGATTTTGTATTCTTAGAGGCCCCGCCCTTCCGCCACCGGCACAATGATATTTATGGAGGAGAAAGACCG GATGTGCTGAAGCGCATGATTTTGTTCTGCAAGGCTGCTGTCGAG GTTCCTTGGTACGCTCCATGTGGTGGTACTATCTACGGAGATGGCAATTTGGTCTTCATTGCAAACGATTGGCATACTGCACTTCTACCTGTTTATCTAAAGGCATATTACCGAGACAATGGCCTGATGCAGTATACTCGTTCTGTTCTCGTGATCCATAACATTGCTCATCAG GGACGTGGCCCTGTAGATGACTTCAACATCATGGACTTGCCTGACCACTACATGGGTCACTTCAAACTGCATGACCCCCTTGGTGGCGAGCACAACAACGTGTTCGCTGCTGGCCTGAAGATGGCAGACCGGGTGGTCACCGTCAGCCATGGCTACATGTGGGAGCTGAAGACGGTGGAAGGCGGCTGGGGCCTCCACGACATAATAAACCAGAACGACTGGAAACTGGACGGCATCGTGAACGGCATCGACACGGCCGAGTGGAACCCCGCGGTCGACGTGCACCTGCACTCCGACGACTACACCAACTACACTCGGGACACGCTGGACATCGGCAAGCGGCAGTGCAAGGCGGCCCTGCAGCGCGAGCTGGGCCTGCAGGTCCGCGATGACGTGCCGCTCATCGGGTTCATCGGGCGGCTGGACCACCAGAAGGGCGTGGACATCATCGCGGCGGCGATGCCGTGGATCACGCAGCAGGACGTGCAGCTGGTGATGCTGGGCACGGGGCGGCCGGACCTGGAGGACATGCTGCGGCGGTTCGAGGGGGAGCACCGGGACAAGGTGCGCGGGTGGGTGGGGTTCTCGGTGCGGATGGCGCACCGGATCACGGCGGGTGCGGACGTGCTCCTCATGCCGTCGCTGTTCGAGCCTTGCGGGCTGAACCAGCTGTACGCGATGGCGTACGGGACCGTGCCCGTGGTGCACGCCGTCGGCGGGCTCCGGGACACGGTGGCGCCCTTCGACCCGTTCGGCGGCACCGGGCTGGGGTGGACGTTCGACCGCGCGGACGCCGGCAGGATGATCGACGCGCTCGGGCACTGCCTCAACACGTACTGGAACTACAAGGAGAGCTGGAGGGGCCTCCAGGTCCGCGGCATGTCGCAGGACCTCAGCTGGGACCACGCCGCCGAGCTCTACGAGAACGTCCTCGTCAAGGCCAAGTACCAGTGGTGA